From a region of the Kaistia sp. 32K genome:
- a CDS encoding acyltransferase family protein, whose protein sequence is MTPLAPPSSASAFRLDINLLRALAVVGVVLFHFRIGPFTGGFAGVDLFFVVSGYLMTKIIADGLDQGRFSLWRFYGARARRILPALGALCLVLLVVSQLVIDPLTRREIASGIASSILFVSNFSFWRGAGYFDVASKENWLLHTWSLSVEWQFYLILPLTMMALNRLLPGRRWRIAAFWTGMILSFALAAWLATSKPVFTFYLLPTRAWEMLAGGLVYLHQGARRPGPRLSAALALAGLALIAIAFIGLDDLVPWPSFATLLPVGGTVLLLAARQEQAPGLGNPVVLALGLWSYSIYIWHWPIVMALGYFEVSGALATLCGLMATFALAGLSYRYIESPFRRPPEARRPGRWRPRPAVLAGVVILAGTTTASLVAASGRGEPRDALAPRVAAAEAAIDDGAYPMECGGYTIRNTLRPCVIGETAANNVLFIGDSHAELFHTHWEAGRPDHSFTFLTYGGCPPLPGVNEIKPGSRCDEFFDAAWERAASGDYQKVLIAAYWPIYLKPYARGRDNSHVLCFQRDGRCRTETDATRHQQGLDAAFAELAARIRNLRERGIEVTVLQPIPFAAIDIPRQSVKRAFLGTEPDGLAPIELEATREAAAAARERLAKLAEDSGARLVDPLEGMCEAGHCQVSRDGVLPDYRDTNHLTARAIRDGRLDFIDAAVLQN, encoded by the coding sequence ATGACGCCGCTCGCCCCTCCGTCTTCCGCCAGCGCCTTCCGCCTCGACATCAATTTGTTGCGGGCGCTGGCCGTCGTCGGCGTCGTGCTGTTCCATTTCCGCATCGGTCCGTTCACGGGCGGCTTCGCCGGCGTCGACCTGTTCTTCGTCGTCTCCGGCTATCTGATGACCAAGATCATCGCCGATGGGCTCGACCAGGGCCGCTTCTCGCTCTGGCGCTTCTATGGCGCGCGGGCGCGACGGATCCTGCCGGCGCTCGGCGCGCTCTGCCTGGTGCTGCTCGTCGTCTCGCAGCTCGTCATCGATCCGCTGACCCGGCGCGAGATCGCGTCGGGCATCGCCTCGTCGATCCTGTTCGTCTCCAATTTCTCCTTCTGGCGCGGCGCCGGCTATTTCGATGTCGCCTCGAAGGAGAACTGGCTGCTGCACACCTGGTCGCTCTCGGTGGAGTGGCAGTTCTACCTGATCCTGCCGCTGACGATGATGGCGCTCAACCGCCTGCTGCCCGGCCGGCGCTGGCGGATCGCCGCCTTCTGGACCGGCATGATCCTCTCCTTCGCGCTCGCCGCGTGGCTCGCGACGTCGAAGCCCGTCTTCACCTTCTACCTGCTGCCGACGCGGGCCTGGGAAATGCTGGCCGGCGGCCTCGTCTATCTGCATCAGGGCGCCCGCCGGCCGGGGCCGCGCCTGTCGGCAGCGCTGGCGCTCGCCGGCCTCGCCCTGATCGCGATCGCCTTCATCGGCCTCGACGACCTCGTGCCCTGGCCGTCCTTCGCCACGTTGCTCCCGGTCGGCGGCACGGTGCTGCTGCTCGCGGCGCGGCAGGAGCAGGCGCCCGGCCTCGGCAATCCCGTCGTGCTGGCGCTCGGCCTCTGGTCGTATTCGATCTACATCTGGCACTGGCCGATCGTCATGGCGCTCGGCTATTTCGAGGTCAGCGGCGCGCTGGCGACGCTTTGCGGCCTCATGGCGACCTTCGCGCTGGCCGGGCTTTCCTATCGCTACATCGAATCGCCCTTCCGCCGCCCGCCCGAGGCGCGGCGCCCCGGACGGTGGCGGCCGCGTCCGGCCGTTCTCGCCGGGGTGGTGATCCTGGCCGGGACGACGACCGCGTCGCTCGTCGCCGCCAGCGGCCGCGGCGAGCCGCGCGACGCGCTGGCCCCGCGCGTGGCCGCGGCCGAGGCGGCGATCGACGACGGCGCCTATCCGATGGAATGCGGCGGCTACACCATCCGAAACACCCTCCGGCCCTGCGTCATCGGCGAGACCGCCGCCAACAACGTGCTGTTCATCGGCGATTCCCACGCGGAGCTGTTCCACACGCATTGGGAGGCCGGCCGGCCGGACCACAGCTTCACCTTCCTGACCTATGGCGGATGCCCGCCGCTTCCCGGCGTCAACGAGATCAAGCCGGGCTCGCGCTGCGACGAATTCTTCGATGCCGCCTGGGAGCGCGCCGCCAGCGGCGACTATCAGAAGGTGCTGATCGCGGCGTATTGGCCGATCTATCTGAAGCCCTATGCGCGAGGCCGCGACAACAGCCACGTGCTCTGCTTCCAACGGGACGGACGCTGCCGGACGGAAACCGACGCCACGCGCCACCAGCAGGGGCTCGACGCGGCCTTCGCCGAGCTCGCGGCGCGGATCCGGAACCTGCGGGAACGGGGCATCGAGGTGACGGTGCTGCAGCCGATCCCCTTCGCGGCGATCGACATTCCGCGCCAATCGGTGAAGCGGGCCTTCTTGGGGACGGAGCCGGACGGGCTGGCGCCGATCGAACTCGAGGCGACGCGTGAAGCGGCGGCGGCGGCGCGCGAAAGGCTCGCGAAGCTTGCGGAGGACAGCGGCGCCCGGCTGGTCGACCCGCTGGAGGGCATGTGCGAGGCGGGACACTGCCAGGTCTCGCGCGACGGCGTCCTGCCGGACTATCGCGACACCAACCACCTGACCGCGCGGGCCATACGCGACGGCCGCCTCGATTTCATCGACGCGGCCGTGCTGCAGAACTAG
- a CDS encoding carboxymuconolactone decarboxylase family protein, translating to MSIDSLKSRIPDFAKDVRLNLSTLASDETLPPQQKYGLIVACAIATRNPEVRAALEAEAAPHLSPAALAAAKSAVSIMAMNNVYYRFSHLVSNTEYRTMPAKLRMNVIGNPGVDKVDFELWSLAVSAINGCGMCMDSHEAVLKKANVPSEIIQTAVRFAAIIQSVGVALEAAEAA from the coding sequence ATGTCGATCGATTCGCTGAAGTCCCGGATCCCGGATTTCGCCAAGGATGTCCGTCTCAACCTGTCGACGCTGGCGTCCGACGAGACGCTGCCGCCACAGCAGAAATACGGCCTGATCGTCGCCTGCGCGATCGCCACCCGCAATCCGGAGGTTCGCGCCGCGCTCGAGGCCGAGGCCGCGCCGCATCTCTCGCCGGCAGCGCTCGCCGCCGCCAAGTCGGCCGTGTCGATCATGGCGATGAACAACGTCTACTACCGCTTCAGCCATCTGGTCTCGAACACCGAATACCGCACCATGCCGGCGAAGCTGCGCATGAACGTCATCGGCAATCCCGGCGTCGACAAGGTCGATTTCGAGCTCTGGTCGCTGGCGGTTTCGGCCATCAATGGCTGCGGCATGTGCATGGACAGCCACGAGGCGGTGCTGAAGAAGGCGAACGTGCCGTCCGAGATCATCCAGACCGCCGTGCGCTTCGCCGCGATCATCCAGTCGGTCGGCGTGGCCCTCGAGGCGGCCGAAGCGGCCTGA
- a CDS encoding peroxiredoxin, with protein MLGIGDKLPEFSVTGVKPGFNSHEENGESAFETLTEKSFPGKWKVIFFYPKDFTFVCPTEIAEFARLAGDFEDRDAVVLGGSTDNEFVKLAWRRDHKDLDRLPIWNFADTNGSLVDGLGVRSPDGVAYRVTYIVDPEGTIQHSYATNLNVGRNPKDTLRVLDALQTDELCPCNREVGGATLAA; from the coding sequence ATGCTCGGCATTGGCGACAAGCTGCCCGAATTTTCCGTGACCGGCGTGAAGCCTGGCTTCAACAGCCACGAAGAGAACGGCGAGAGCGCTTTCGAGACGCTGACCGAGAAAAGCTTTCCGGGCAAGTGGAAGGTGATCTTCTTCTACCCGAAGGACTTCACCTTCGTCTGCCCGACCGAAATCGCCGAATTCGCCCGTCTCGCCGGTGATTTCGAGGATCGCGACGCCGTCGTGCTCGGCGGTTCGACCGACAACGAGTTCGTCAAGCTCGCCTGGCGCCGTGACCACAAGGACCTGGACCGGCTGCCGATCTGGAATTTTGCCGACACCAACGGCTCGCTGGTCGACGGCCTCGGCGTGCGTTCGCCGGACGGCGTCGCCTACCGCGTCACCTACATCGTCGATCCGGAAGGCACGATCCAGCACAGCTACGCGACCAATCTGAACGTCGGCCGCAACCCGAAGGACACGCTGCGCGTCCTCGACGCGCTGCAGACGGACGAGCTCTGCCCGTGCAACCGCGAAGTCGGCGGCGCCACGCTGGCGGCCTGA
- a CDS encoding hydrogen peroxide-inducible genes activator has translation MLLPTLRQMQYFVALAESGSFSRAAQACHVTQSTLSDAIRQLEETIGVSLIDRSNRTTVLTAAGEDTVRRMKALLVDAREMVDAARSSEAPLTGRIRLGVIPSIAPYFLPRTLPELRRAYPQLRLHLREDLTRTLLEDLRAGRLDICLIAFPVQTEGFATEIIAEDSLLLAVDASHALAGRPTVRREELADETLLLLEDGHCLREHIRAVAPGLADKQNEEIRASSLTTLVHMVDNQLGITFLPRIAVEAGILSGTDIRLSELDGTPARRSLGLVWRKGSSRERDFHLLAGFLRQFAIEPVRDRAGSDRV, from the coding sequence ATGCTGCTGCCCACGCTCCGCCAGATGCAATATTTCGTCGCGCTCGCCGAATCCGGATCGTTCAGCCGGGCGGCGCAGGCCTGCCATGTCACGCAGTCAACGCTTTCCGACGCCATCCGCCAGCTCGAGGAGACGATCGGCGTTTCACTGATCGACCGCTCCAACCGGACGACGGTGCTGACGGCGGCCGGCGAGGACACCGTGCGGCGGATGAAGGCGCTGCTGGTCGACGCGCGCGAGATGGTCGACGCCGCGCGCTCCAGCGAGGCGCCGCTCACCGGCCGCATCCGGCTCGGCGTCATCCCGTCGATCGCGCCCTATTTCCTGCCGCGCACCCTGCCGGAGCTGCGCCGCGCCTATCCGCAGCTGCGGCTGCACCTGCGCGAGGACCTGACGCGGACCCTGCTGGAAGATTTGCGCGCCGGCCGGCTCGACATCTGCCTGATCGCCTTTCCCGTCCAGACGGAAGGGTTCGCCACCGAGATCATCGCCGAGGACAGCCTGCTCCTCGCCGTCGACGCCAGCCATGCACTGGCGGGCCGGCCGACGGTCCGGCGCGAGGAACTGGCGGACGAGACGCTGCTGCTGCTGGAGGACGGCCATTGCCTGCGCGAGCACATCCGCGCCGTGGCGCCCGGCCTCGCAGACAAGCAGAACGAGGAGATCCGGGCCTCCAGCCTGACGACCCTCGTGCACATGGTCGACAACCAGCTCGGCATCACCTTCCTGCCGCGCATCGCCGTCGAGGCCGGCATCCTGTCGGGAACCGACATCCGCCTCTCCGAGCTCGATGGCACGCCGGCGCGCCGCTCGCTCGGCCTCGTCTGGCGCAAGGGATCGAGCCGCGAGCGTGACTTCCACCTCCTCGCCGGCTTCCTGCGCCAGTTCGCCATCGAACCCGTCCGCGACCGAGCCGGATCGGATCGCGTATGA
- the mtgA gene encoding monofunctional biosynthetic peptidoglycan transglycosylase, whose protein sequence is MTLRLPAALSRPFAARRGLITGIAKVFAIIVALPLVLTPIYAFVPPVSTLMLWSGATGQGMKRDWTPLENIAPALVNSVVMSEDGQYCSHSGVDWGELSAALDRQGGPSRGASTITMQTVKNLFLWPSRSYLRKALEIPLAYYADFMLSKRRVMEIYLNIAEWGPGLFGAEAAAQHYFNKPASKLTAREAALLTAALPNPITRNPAKPTRYLQNRARNIQARARAARDYVGCI, encoded by the coding sequence ATGACCCTTCGACTGCCGGCCGCCCTCTCCCGACCGTTCGCAGCCCGCAGGGGCTTGATTACAGGTATTGCCAAAGTGTTCGCCATCATCGTTGCCCTGCCGCTGGTTCTGACGCCGATCTATGCCTTCGTGCCGCCCGTCTCGACGCTGATGCTCTGGTCGGGCGCTACCGGCCAGGGCATGAAGCGCGACTGGACGCCGCTCGAGAACATCGCGCCGGCGCTCGTCAATTCGGTGGTGATGTCGGAGGACGGGCAGTATTGCAGCCATTCCGGCGTCGACTGGGGCGAGCTCAGCGCGGCGCTCGACCGCCAGGGCGGCCCGTCGCGCGGCGCCAGCACGATCACCATGCAGACGGTGAAGAACCTCTTCCTCTGGCCGTCGCGCTCCTACCTTCGCAAGGCGCTGGAGATCCCCCTCGCCTACTACGCCGATTTCATGCTGTCGAAGCGGCGGGTGATGGAGATCTACCTGAACATCGCCGAATGGGGCCCTGGCCTGTTCGGGGCGGAGGCGGCGGCGCAGCATTACTTCAACAAGCCGGCCTCGAAGCTGACGGCGCGCGAGGCGGCGCTGCTGACGGCGGCGCTGCCCAATCCGATCACCCGCAACCCGGCCAAGCCGACGCGCTACCTGCAGAACCGCGCCCGCAACATCCAGGCGCGCGCCCGCGCGGCCCGCGACTACGTCGGCTGCATCTGA
- the hpxZ gene encoding oxalurate catabolism protein HpxZ translates to MEIDIPEIRAELEAAFARYEQALVGNDVDTLDALFLEAPTTIRYGAGENLYGYAEIQAFRAGRSPAGLARALERTVITTYGRDFGTASTLFRREGAPGRVGRQMQSWVRTPAGWRVVAAHVSIIADPEA, encoded by the coding sequence ATGGAGATCGATATTCCGGAGATCAGGGCGGAGCTCGAGGCGGCCTTTGCCCGCTACGAGCAGGCTCTGGTCGGCAATGACGTCGACACGCTCGACGCGTTGTTTCTCGAGGCGCCGACGACGATCCGCTATGGCGCCGGCGAGAATCTCTATGGCTATGCGGAGATCCAGGCGTTCCGCGCCGGTCGCTCGCCGGCCGGCCTGGCCCGCGCGCTGGAGCGCACGGTGATCACGACCTATGGCCGCGATTTCGGCACCGCCTCGACCCTGTTCCGCCGCGAGGGCGCGCCCGGCCGCGTCGGCCGCCAGATGCAGAGCTGGGTCCGCACCCCCGCCGGCTGGCGGGTCGTCGCCGCCCATGTCAGCATCATCGCGGATCCGGAGGCCTGA